The genomic region ACTTTACTCAGCAGACGATCCCAGATCTCGCTGTCGACTTCATGCTTCGCGACGTACATGTCATCGGAATGAACCTCTGTGGGCTCATGGACGATGAACTCGCCGCGCGCGGGGTTCCGGAGGTCGAAGTACTCCGCTCCCTGGATCAGGCGGCCATACCGCGTCACCAAGTGGACGCGGCGCCATTCTTCTTTTGTCAGATCCGGGAGTAAGTCGTACGCCTGCCGGCTTTCGTTTGTCTCAAGCGCATCGGTGTTGGCCGGCAGGTGGGTGGATAGAGAAGTTCGCTTTCGATCTCCCGTGGGGATCTCTCCGGCGGTTTGTGTACGATCTTTCATAGACCTAACCTCCAATATGAAGGCAGTCTACCCCGGACCGGCAAAGCATAAACTTTCGATTACGGCTGCACCAGCACCGAACCGCCCTCGACTTTGGTCGTGAGCTCAGGCAGCGGAGTCTGCGGCGGGCCGCCCGCGTTCTTGCCGGCGGCGTCGAACCGGCCGCCGTGGCATGGACACTTGAACTGATGACCGCCGGGCGACCAGAGCACTTCACAGCCCTTGTGCGTGCAGCGCGAGGAAAGCGCCAGGAACTTGCCATCGCTTTGCTTGGTGACGTAGATGCTGCCGCCATCCGACAGCGTCACCTTCTTGAAATCGCCAACGGTGAAGTCGCCGACCGAGCCAACCTTCTCGAAGCCGCCGGCGGCGCGGGCCGAGGGGGACAGCAGCGGAAGCACGGCAACCGCCGCGCCGGCCATTGTCAGAGTCTTCAAAAAGCCGCGACGCGTCACGTCACTATTCATTTCCATTCCGATTCCATCCTCTCGGCTGATGTTCGCCGTATTCACATCCATTAAGACACCCGCGCGCTCGAAATAGTTCCCGAAGGCAGGCGGACACTGTCCCCTATTGCCCCGCGATTAAGGCGTCCAGGACTTTGGGGAGATGATCGTCCATTTCCGGATCGTATCCTTCCGTTACCGCCCGCACCTTTCCCGCGTGATCCACCACGACCATCAGCGGAATACTATCGACGCTGTAGCGAGTGTGCGCGACTCCCTGGTTATCCGAGAGCATGGGAAACGTAAGGTTGTTCTGAGCGGCGAACTTCTTGATCGTCTCCGGTGAGGCGTCGCCGTTGATTCCGTAGAACTGAACGCGGCCGCGATACTTTTCCGACAGCGCCTGTAGATGCGGCAGCTCCATGCGGCAGGGGCCGCACCAGGTCGCCCAAAACGAAAACACGACGGGCTGCCGGCGCGCCGTCGCCTGAAGGTCCACG from Capsulimonas corticalis harbors:
- a CDS encoding Rieske 2Fe-2S domain-containing protein: MEMNSDVTRRGFLKTLTMAGAAVAVLPLLSPSARAAGGFEKVGSVGDFTVGDFKKVTLSDGGSIYVTKQSDGKFLALSSRCTHKGCEVLWSPGGHQFKCPCHGGRFDAAGKNAGGPPQTPLPELTTKVEGGSVLVQP
- a CDS encoding TlpA family protein disulfide reductase, with product MDNRIVKSLVALLLVGVIALSFLSAKTQWDDTGGSDGLIPQSKAKTAPNFTIPDVGTGQLVDLQATARRQPVVFSFWATWCGPCRMELPHLQALSEKYRGRVQFYGINGDASPETIKKFAAQNNLTFPMLSDNQGVAHTRYSVDSIPLMVVVDHAGKVRAVTEGYDPEMDDHLPKVLDALIAGQ